The proteins below come from a single Podarcis muralis chromosome 8, rPodMur119.hap1.1, whole genome shotgun sequence genomic window:
- the FABP5 gene encoding fatty acid-binding protein 5: MANPEAFLGRWRLVSSDGFDEYMKQLGVGVAMRKMGSMAKPDIIITKDGDTFHVKTESTFKTSEFSFKLGEKFNEETLDGRKTQTLITLDDNNVLTQHQEWDGKETTITRKIVDGKLVVECVMNSAKCTRVYQKA; this comes from the exons ATGGCGAACCCAGAGGCTTTCTTGGGCAGGTGGCGCTTGGTCTCCAGCGACGGCTTTGATGAGTATATGAAGCAGTTGG GTGTGGGCGTGGCCATGAGGAAGATGGGGAGCATGGCAAAGCCAGACATTATCATCACTAAAGATGGAGACACATTCCATGTGAAAACAGAAAGCACGTTCAAAACATCAGAATTCAGTTTCAAATTGGGCGAGAAGTTCAATGAGGAGACGCTAGATGGCCGAAAAACTCAG ACCCTTATCACCTTAGATGATAATAATGTATTGACCCAGCACCAGGAGTGGGATGGCAAAGAAACCACGATAACCAGAAAGATAGTAGATGGGAAACTCGTTGTG GAATGTGTCATGAATAGTGCCAAATGTACTCGCGTCTACCAGAAAGCATGA
- the MRPL53 gene encoding large ribosomal subunit protein mL53: protein MPILGYPGATKSEVQQHSHGMAQAQSCLTTFPGRLRARGGALVLNAARGFLGTVVLPVAQRARRSLLPILPEGGRKMSFVVPKRAGVTLKQVKSVLVAFCPFESNVESTRNFLQCLYTKKAFLSNSNCEVKTDVKHDGSEPVIDVIFADGDRLIMKGANLTIREMLNAFNSRCEAKENMAQEKAQKKSA from the exons ATGCCAATTCTGGGCTATCCCGGCGCAACAAAGAGCGAAGTTCAACAGCATTCCCACGGGATGGCACAAGCCCAGAGCTGCTTGACTACATTTCCCGGCAGGCTGCGCGCGCGGGGCGGAGCCCTCGTGCTGAACGCGGCGAGAGggtttctgggaactgtagtccttcCGGTCGCTCAGAGGGCAAGGCGCTCGCTCTTACCGATCCTaccggagggagggaggaaaatgtcgTTCGTGGTGCCGAAAAGGGCGGGGGTGACGCTCAAGCAGGTGAAGAGCGTCTTGGTCGCCTTCTGCCCCTTCGAGTCCAACGTGGAGAGCACCAG AAATTTCCTACAGTGTCTGTATACAAAGAAAGCCTTTTTATCCAACAGCAACTGTGAAGTGAAAACAGATGTAAAACACGATGGGTCTGAACCAGTAATTGACGTCATATTTG CTGACGGTGACAGACTGATCATGAAAGGAGCCAACTTAACCATTAGAGAAATGCTAAATGCCTTCAACTCTAGGTGTGAAGCCAAAGAGAATATGGCACAAGagaaggctcagaaaaagagTGCCTGA